The Flavobacterium piscisymbiosum genome includes a region encoding these proteins:
- the chiA gene encoding T9SS-translocated chitinase ChiA produces the protein MKHYYRLLFLLLFPLLALAQPAHGKKVVGYYAQWSIYARDFNIPKIDGSKLTHLNYSFYGTTYDPAHPENTKLLCLDSYADFEHIEGGIPWDAPVKGNFYDLKKLKEKYPHLKVLISVGGWTKGQDLSPIAASPVARAALAADMAKFITTYPFIDGFDIDWEYPLSGGTDGTEVINGAPIPPQKYSPDDNKNLVYLLKAMRQAMPNKLVTIAAGNNVRNVSKQYLGPNNRSQYGMTEDISTYCDYITYFGYDFGGNWYDKTCYNAPLYGSGNANDPLYGAAQSESLDELTNQYLNVVGFPANKLIMGLPFYGKKFDHVANNGTNPNLPGLFVSAPRDIVPGCTNPQNPIGTWDGAAACERSGSIEICDLVGNPVTNSHAYLDPNTMLVTPSAASAGWVRYFDNTTKVPYLYNATLKQFISYEDKQSMDLKVQYIKSKNLAGGMVWELSQDTRGSIPNSLLTQVDTSFGSVVPGTVSIAGSVKNGSALVPDVTVELRNASNVVLQTVVSTGGNFTFNNLTSGQNYTLTALKASYTFVPVTLNNVTVNQTAVVINGTQPTYTVGGTVLNGTTPVSGVTVSATSGTIVLTAVSNASGVYSVAGLTAGLNFTVTAAKSGFSYTPASTVYNAIDANKTLNFIQGAPIVNYTVSGTVVNNTTPVSGVTVTATSTTGNFTAVTNTSGAYSLSLPSGGNYTVTAALTGQTFTPASTVYTNLVANKTLNYAQDVIVTPSGKISGTVKNGANFVSGAKVEILLPWTDNTHPWKSVIATTDAQGKYSFDNAVVAGYTTITSLKLNTWENGEVVYLPNNLANFAVPANPTVYNFSTGSTARAALVSTNLISGTVKNGTTPVAGAKVELVVPWTDNTHNWKSVLATTDASGNYTFDNTVTAGYTQVLSLKLNGWENNNTAYFPNNLVNFAMPTTPQVYNFNTNTVTITPPQVTITSPSLATVAIAPGTAIQLKATASVDATLTISSVVFNINGQNITATLSGTEYVANWTPVAADFNKNYTLKATVTSSSGTTAENTKAFSLQCSGSTCPNSLPVITWNSPSGTVNQSSFQVVPISVTAVDSDGSVSGVTITINGGTFNMTAGTNNTYTYNFTPSAYQDYPVVIKATDNKAAVTTLNNTIKIAPVSTNRFIPLPSKIILGYAHSWENAGAPFLYFSQMVGSKFNVVDYSFVETVNRDGYTPVLTTNDTRYLTNGVFNKQLLKNDIKSLRDSGVPVIVSIGGQNGHVVLDNVTQKNIFVNGLKAIIDEYQFDGVDIDFEGGSMNFNAGGLRDISYAGISAYPRLKNVVDAFKELKAYYGPGFLLTAAPETQYVQGGYSTYTDTFGSFLPIIQNLRNELDLLAVQLYNTGGENGLDGQYYGSAKKANMVTALTDMVIKGYNIGTTGMRFDGLPASKVLIALPACPSAAGSGYLTPAEGINAMDYLRNGTTFSGRTYTMQPGGPYPSLRGLMTWSVNWDASSCGNSSELSKAYAAYFASQSTAKKLSVDTIEANNTTVAYFKNDALSVTNETQDIAQVEVFNTIGQLLVSHKNIQNNKEILLQNYSFSTKQIFVVIVTDRAGHKKSLKVMNFLN, from the coding sequence ATGAAACATTATTACAGATTGCTTTTTTTGTTACTGTTTCCCTTACTCGCGTTAGCCCAACCAGCTCACGGCAAAAAGGTAGTGGGGTATTATGCGCAATGGTCTATCTATGCCCGGGATTTTAATATCCCCAAGATCGACGGAAGTAAATTGACGCATTTGAATTATTCTTTTTATGGGACAACTTATGATCCGGCCCATCCTGAGAACACCAAATTATTATGTTTGGACAGCTATGCCGATTTTGAGCATATTGAAGGCGGAATCCCTTGGGATGCTCCAGTAAAAGGAAACTTTTATGACTTGAAAAAGTTGAAAGAAAAGTACCCGCATTTAAAAGTTTTAATCTCTGTAGGAGGATGGACAAAAGGTCAGGATCTTTCTCCAATTGCAGCAAGTCCTGTTGCAAGAGCCGCTTTGGCAGCAGACATGGCAAAATTCATTACCACTTATCCTTTTATTGATGGCTTCGACATCGACTGGGAATATCCTCTTTCCGGCGGAACAGATGGTACTGAAGTAATCAACGGAGCACCAATTCCTCCGCAAAAGTACAGCCCGGACGACAACAAAAACTTAGTTTATTTATTGAAAGCAATGCGTCAGGCAATGCCAAATAAATTAGTGACAATTGCGGCTGGAAACAATGTTCGAAATGTATCCAAACAATACTTAGGGCCAAACAACAGATCGCAATACGGAATGACAGAAGACATTTCGACTTATTGTGATTATATCACCTATTTTGGATATGATTTTGGAGGAAACTGGTACGATAAAACGTGCTACAATGCTCCTTTATACGGAAGTGGAAACGCAAATGATCCGCTATATGGTGCAGCACAATCAGAATCTCTGGATGAATTAACCAATCAATATTTGAATGTAGTTGGTTTTCCTGCCAATAAATTAATCATGGGATTGCCTTTCTACGGAAAGAAATTTGATCATGTGGCCAATAACGGAACCAATCCTAATTTACCGGGATTATTCGTTTCAGCACCAAGAGATATCGTTCCTGGTTGCACGAATCCGCAAAACCCTATCGGAACCTGGGACGGAGCAGCAGCCTGCGAACGTTCAGGAAGCATCGAAATTTGTGATCTGGTAGGAAATCCGGTTACGAATTCACATGCTTATTTAGATCCAAATACCATGTTGGTTACTCCAAGTGCAGCTTCGGCAGGATGGGTACGTTATTTTGATAATACAACAAAAGTTCCTTATTTATACAATGCTACTTTAAAACAGTTTATCTCGTATGAAGATAAACAATCAATGGATTTAAAAGTGCAATATATTAAATCGAAAAATCTTGCCGGAGGTATGGTTTGGGAATTGTCTCAGGATACAAGAGGTTCAATTCCAAACTCATTATTAACTCAGGTTGATACCTCATTCGGGAGCGTAGTTCCGGGAACAGTAAGTATTGCAGGTTCTGTAAAAAACGGATCGGCTTTGGTTCCGGATGTTACTGTTGAATTACGTAATGCAAGCAATGTAGTATTGCAAACGGTAGTTTCTACAGGTGGCAATTTTACATTCAATAACTTAACTTCAGGACAAAATTATACACTAACAGCTTTAAAAGCGTCTTATACATTTGTTCCGGTTACTTTAAACAACGTTACAGTAAATCAAACTGCTGTAGTGATCAACGGAACACAACCTACTTATACCGTTGGCGGAACAGTTCTTAACGGAACAACTCCGGTTTCTGGCGTAACAGTTTCGGCTACTTCAGGAACAATAGTTTTAACTGCAGTTTCGAATGCAAGCGGAGTTTACAGCGTTGCGGGTTTAACAGCGGGACTTAATTTTACAGTTACAGCTGCAAAATCAGGATTCTCATACACACCAGCTTCTACAGTTTATAATGCAATTGATGCAAACAAAACTTTGAATTTTATTCAGGGAGCACCAATTGTTAATTATACCGTAAGCGGAACTGTTGTAAACAATACCACTCCGGTTTCGGGCGTAACAGTTACAGCCACTTCTACAACCGGAAATTTCACAGCAGTTACAAATACAAGTGGTGCTTATTCGCTTAGTTTGCCTTCTGGAGGAAATTATACCGTAACAGCAGCTTTAACAGGGCAAACGTTTACACCGGCTTCAACAGTTTACACCAATTTAGTGGCCAATAAAACACTAAACTATGCTCAGGATGTTATTGTAACTCCTTCAGGTAAAATTAGCGGAACGGTTAAAAACGGAGCAAATTTTGTTTCTGGTGCCAAAGTAGAAATACTTTTACCATGGACAGATAATACACATCCCTGGAAAAGTGTTATCGCCACCACAGATGCTCAGGGAAAATATAGTTTTGACAATGCAGTTGTAGCAGGATATACCACAATTACAAGTTTAAAATTAAACACTTGGGAAAACGGAGAAGTAGTTTACCTACCTAATAATCTGGCCAATTTTGCCGTTCCTGCAAACCCAACAGTTTACAACTTCAGTACAGGTTCTACTGCAAGAGCAGCACTTGTAAGTACTAACTTAATTAGCGGAACTGTTAAAAATGGGACAACTCCTGTTGCAGGAGCTAAAGTAGAATTAGTAGTGCCCTGGACAGATAATACGCATAACTGGAAAAGTGTCCTTGCAACAACAGATGCATCAGGAAATTATACTTTTGATAATACAGTTACAGCAGGTTATACACAAGTTTTAAGTTTAAAACTGAATGGTTGGGAGAACAATAATACCGCATATTTCCCTAATAATCTGGTAAATTTTGCGATGCCAACAACGCCTCAGGTTTACAACTTCAATACCAATACAGTTACAATTACGCCACCTCAGGTAACTATTACAAGTCCGTCATTGGCAACTGTAGCCATTGCTCCGGGAACTGCAATTCAGCTTAAAGCAACTGCAAGTGTAGATGCTACTTTAACTATTTCGTCAGTAGTATTCAATATCAACGGACAAAATATTACAGCAACACTTTCAGGAACAGAATATGTGGCAAACTGGACACCGGTTGCAGCAGATTTCAACAAAAATTATACGTTGAAAGCAACAGTAACCTCTTCAAGTGGTACAACAGCCGAAAACACTAAAGCATTCTCTTTACAATGTTCAGGATCAACTTGTCCTAATTCATTGCCTGTAATTACTTGGAATTCACCATCGGGTACTGTAAACCAAAGTTCTTTTCAGGTTGTACCAATTTCAGTTACAGCTGTAGATAGTGACGGATCGGTTTCAGGTGTTACTATTACAATAAATGGAGGTACATTCAACATGACAGCAGGTACAAATAATACCTATACGTATAATTTTACACCATCTGCTTATCAGGATTATCCGGTTGTAATCAAAGCAACAGATAATAAAGCTGCTGTAACTACATTAAACAATACAATAAAAATTGCTCCGGTGAGCACGAATAGATTTATCCCACTTCCATCCAAAATTATTTTAGGATACGCACATTCGTGGGAAAATGCTGGTGCTCCGTTTTTATACTTCTCTCAAATGGTGGGAAGTAAATTTAATGTAGTCGATTATTCTTTTGTAGAAACCGTTAATCGCGATGGTTATACACCAGTGTTAACTACAAATGACACCCGATATTTGACAAATGGTGTTTTCAATAAACAATTGTTGAAAAACGATATAAAATCCCTAAGAGATAGCGGCGTTCCTGTTATTGTCTCTATTGGAGGTCAAAATGGTCATGTTGTTTTAGACAATGTAACTCAAAAGAATATTTTTGTTAATGGTCTAAAGGCCATTATCGATGAGTATCAATTTGATGGAGTCGATATTGATTTTGAAGGCGGATCGATGAATTTTAATGCAGGAGGTTTAAGAGATATTTCGTATGCGGGTATTTCTGCTTATCCTAGATTAAAAAACGTAGTAGATGCTTTCAAAGAATTAAAAGCGTACTATGGTCCTGGATTTCTATTAACTGCAGCTCCGGAAACCCAATACGTACAAGGAGGATATTCTACCTACACAGATACTTTTGGTTCTTTCTTGCCAATCATTCAAAACTTACGTAATGAATTAGATTTGTTAGCGGTACAATTGTATAATACAGGAGGAGAAAACGGATTAGATGGTCAATATTATGGTTCTGCTAAGAAAGCAAACATGGTAACAGCCCTAACCGATATGGTCATAAAAGGGTATAATATTGGTACGACAGGAATGCGTTTTGATGGTTTACCGGCCTCAAAAGTTCTTATTGCATTACCAGCTTGTCCAAGTGCAGCAGGCAGCGGTTATTTAACGCCTGCAGAAGGAATTAATGCTATGGATTATTTAAGAAACGGAACCACGTTTTCAGGAAGAACATACACTATGCAGCCAGGCGGACCTTATCCTTCTTTGCGAGGTTTAATGACCTGGTCTGTAAATTGGGACGCATCTTCTTGTGGTAATTCATCTGAATTATCTAAAGCCTATGCCGCGTATTTTGCATCGCAGTCAACAGCAAAAAAACTGTCAGTAGATACCATCGAAGCAAATAACACAACCGTGGCTTATTTCAAAAACGATGCATTATCAGTTACAAATGAAACCCAGGATATCGCTCAGGTAGAGGTTTTCAATACCATTGGACAATTATTGGTGAGTCATAAAAACATTCAGAATAATAAAGAAATACTGCTTCAAAATTACAGTTTCTCAACAAAACAAATATTTGTAGTGATCGTAACAGACAGAGCAGGACACAAAAAATCACTGAAAGTAATGAACTTTTTAAATTAA
- a CDS encoding beta-N-acetylhexosaminidase, with protein sequence MKYLLVLLLAGVTSSAQIQKEQLNLMPWPQSIVVNDGNFALNKNFKVNITGNPNPRIFGGVTRFLRRLDGRTGIFFEQGFITKLNEVPTASLQINCTKAGKIGLYEDESYHLDIKQNQIIINATSDLGALHGLETLLQMLQNNNNSFYFPNSKVSDFPRFTWRGLMIDVSRHFQPIDVIKRNIDGLAAMKMNVFHWHLVDDQGWRIEMKKHRKLIDVASDGMYYTQEEIKNIVKYADERGILVVPEIDVPGHGSAILTAYPEIGSKVITLTGGTSEKNIQGTAITTYGIERNAGIFSPTLDPSNPKTYQLLSEIFDEVCPLFPGAYFHIGGDENEGKDWDANPKIQEFMKKNKLANNHELQTYFTMQLVPMLKKHGKQLMGWEEILTKNMSKDAIIHSWRGPNEGVIAGQSLVDAVKKGYKTVLSNGYYIDLMYPIASHYLNDPMPKGANLTAEEKARILGGEATMWTELVTPTTIDSRLWPRTAAIAERLWSAEDITDVANMRKRLEVVSFRLEEIGLTHIRNKDVILRNITNNQNIASLNEFSNVCEPLKGYTRNKGGTEYQMYSPFTLFADACGPDAKDSLDFDDAVTQYLANKTPENKAKVASYFNRWIALNKELVALSANAPLVQPILPLSKKLTDASQELLLVLDNKSTLKTDDLKSLIEQCNTKDHADVELSVYASLKKLI encoded by the coding sequence ATGAAATATTTATTAGTCCTACTATTAGCAGGTGTAACTTCTAGTGCTCAAATTCAAAAAGAGCAGCTAAATCTTATGCCCTGGCCTCAGAGTATTGTTGTAAACGACGGAAATTTTGCTTTAAACAAAAACTTTAAAGTAAACATTACCGGAAATCCTAATCCTCGAATTTTTGGTGGAGTAACTCGTTTTTTACGTCGCTTAGATGGTAGAACCGGTATTTTTTTCGAACAAGGTTTTATTACTAAATTAAATGAAGTTCCAACAGCTTCACTTCAGATCAATTGTACCAAAGCGGGAAAAATTGGTTTGTATGAAGATGAAAGCTATCATTTAGATATCAAACAAAATCAGATTATAATCAATGCAACCAGCGATTTAGGAGCACTTCATGGCCTTGAAACGTTATTGCAAATGTTACAGAATAATAATAACTCATTTTATTTTCCAAACTCAAAAGTTTCAGATTTTCCAAGATTTACCTGGAGAGGTTTAATGATTGATGTTTCAAGACATTTTCAGCCAATTGATGTCATCAAAAGAAATATCGATGGATTGGCTGCTATGAAAATGAATGTTTTTCACTGGCATTTAGTAGACGATCAGGGTTGGAGAATCGAAATGAAAAAACATCGCAAATTGATTGATGTAGCTTCAGATGGAATGTATTACACACAGGAAGAAATCAAAAATATCGTAAAATATGCTGATGAGCGCGGTATTTTGGTTGTTCCGGAAATAGATGTTCCTGGTCATGGATCTGCAATACTTACCGCTTATCCGGAAATAGGAAGCAAAGTGATTACATTGACAGGAGGAACTTCTGAAAAAAATATTCAGGGTACAGCAATTACTACCTATGGAATTGAAAGAAATGCAGGTATTTTTTCGCCAACATTAGATCCTTCAAATCCTAAAACATATCAATTATTAAGTGAAATTTTTGATGAGGTTTGTCCATTATTCCCAGGCGCTTATTTTCATATCGGGGGAGATGAAAACGAGGGTAAAGACTGGGATGCAAACCCAAAAATTCAGGAATTCATGAAGAAAAACAAGTTGGCAAACAATCATGAATTGCAAACTTATTTTACCATGCAATTAGTACCAATGCTTAAAAAACATGGTAAACAATTAATGGGATGGGAAGAAATTTTGACAAAAAACATGTCAAAAGATGCCATTATTCATTCCTGGAGAGGTCCTAACGAAGGAGTTATTGCGGGTCAGTCATTGGTTGATGCAGTAAAAAAAGGATATAAAACAGTTTTATCAAACGGATATTATATCGATTTGATGTACCCAATTGCAAGTCATTATTTGAATGATCCGATGCCAAAAGGAGCCAATTTAACTGCCGAAGAAAAAGCAAGAATATTGGGTGGGGAAGCTACAATGTGGACAGAATTGGTAACGCCAACAACTATAGATTCAAGACTTTGGCCAAGAACAGCTGCAATTGCAGAAAGACTTTGGTCAGCAGAAGATATTACAGATGTAGCCAATATGCGCAAACGTCTTGAAGTAGTTTCTTTTAGATTAGAAGAAATAGGATTAACACACATTCGCAACAAAGATGTGATTTTAAGAAACATCACAAACAATCAAAATATTGCCTCTCTAAATGAGTTCTCGAATGTTTGTGAGCCATTAAAAGGATATACACGTAATAAAGGCGGAACAGAATATCAAATGTATTCTCCGTTTACACTTTTTGCTGATGCTTGCGGACCGGATGCCAAAGATTCTTTAGATTTTGATGATGCAGTAACGCAATATCTGGCCAATAAAACACCGGAAAATAAAGCTAAAGTAGCCTCTTATTTTAATAGATGGATTGCCTTAAATAAAGAATTAGTTGCCCTGAGTGCAAATGCGCCATTAGTACAGCCAATTTTGCCTTTGTCTAAAAAGCTGACAGATGCATCGCAGGAATTATTGCTTGTTTTAGATAATAAATCAACATTAAAAACAGATGATCTAAAAAGCTTAATTGAGCAATGTAATACAAAAGATCATGCAGATGTTGAGCTATCAGTATATGCAAGTCTTAAAAAATTAATTTAA
- the nagB gene encoding glucosamine-6-phosphate deaminase translates to MKSALEIKPDISYKSAGKFEETRFEKIHNEIFKNSAEASIIVAQEIAQLIRSKQEKGKSCVLGLATGSSPIKVYEELVRMHKEEGLSFSNVITFNLDEYYPMTKENNQSYHYFMHQHLFNHIDIKPENVNIPDGTVHIDELNQYCIDYEMNIKNAGGLDFQLLGIGRTGHVGFNEPGSHINSGTRIITLDHITRVDASSDFNGIDNVPKRAITMGVSTIMRSKRIVLMAWGQNKADIIKRTIQGDISSEVPATFLQNHANATFVLDQSAASELTRFKTPWLVGECIWTQELKSKAIVWLCQKTKQSILKLTDRDYNNNGMSDLLAQEGSAYDLNINMFNVLQHTITGWPGGKPNTDDSHRPERANPAKKRVILFSPHPDDDVISMGGTFSKLIKQGHDVHVVYQTSGNIAVTDDEALKFAEVAKDFIGEAGSGINFTSVIEFLNNKSENEIDSLEVRKLKGLIRRRESYAATRYIGLKDENTHFLDLPFYETGQVKKNPLGAEDIAIVKDIIAKIKPHQVFAAGDLADPHGTHEVCLNAIFAAMKQLKPEKYMDDCWLWLYRGAWHEWDIHEIDMAVPLSPSEVLLKRHAILYHQSQKDRVMFQGNDSREFWVRAEDRNKNTAILYDDLGLAEYEAIEAFKRFDY, encoded by the coding sequence ATGAAAAGTGCTTTAGAAATAAAACCTGATATCAGCTATAAAAGTGCGGGAAAATTTGAAGAAACCAGATTTGAGAAAATCCATAATGAAATCTTCAAAAATTCAGCAGAAGCTTCTATAATTGTAGCGCAGGAAATTGCGCAATTAATTAGATCTAAACAAGAAAAAGGAAAATCTTGTGTATTAGGTTTAGCAACAGGTTCTTCTCCTATAAAAGTTTACGAAGAGTTAGTGAGAATGCACAAAGAGGAAGGCCTGAGCTTTAGCAACGTGATTACTTTCAATCTGGATGAATATTATCCAATGACCAAAGAAAACAATCAGAGCTATCATTATTTCATGCATCAGCATCTTTTTAATCATATTGACATCAAACCAGAGAATGTTAATATTCCTGACGGAACGGTACATATTGATGAATTAAACCAATATTGTATTGATTATGAAATGAATATTAAAAACGCCGGAGGTCTTGATTTTCAATTATTAGGAATTGGGCGTACAGGTCACGTGGGTTTCAACGAGCCGGGATCGCACATCAATTCAGGAACCAGAATTATTACACTGGATCATATTACAAGAGTAGACGCCTCATCAGATTTTAATGGAATCGACAATGTTCCTAAAAGAGCGATTACCATGGGAGTTTCTACGATCATGAGATCGAAGAGAATCGTACTTATGGCTTGGGGACAAAACAAAGCCGATATCATCAAGAGAACTATTCAGGGGGATATATCTTCAGAAGTTCCTGCTACATTTTTACAAAATCATGCTAATGCGACTTTCGTATTAGACCAGTCTGCAGCATCTGAACTAACGCGTTTCAAAACGCCTTGGCTTGTTGGAGAATGCATTTGGACACAGGAATTAAAAAGCAAAGCGATTGTTTGGTTGTGCCAAAAAACAAAACAATCGATATTAAAATTAACAGACAGAGATTACAACAACAACGGAATGTCTGATCTATTGGCGCAGGAAGGTTCTGCGTATGATTTGAACATCAATATGTTCAACGTATTGCAGCATACCATCACAGGATGGCCGGGTGGAAAACCCAATACCGATGATTCGCATCGTCCAGAAAGAGCCAATCCAGCAAAAAAACGAGTGATTCTTTTTAGTCCACATCCGGATGATGATGTGATTTCTATGGGAGGAACTTTTTCAAAATTGATAAAACAAGGTCACGATGTACATGTAGTATATCAGACCTCCGGAAATATAGCGGTTACAGATGACGAAGCATTAAAATTTGCTGAGGTTGCCAAAGATTTTATTGGCGAAGCCGGTAGCGGAATCAACTTCACATCGGTAATTGAATTCTTAAACAACAAGTCAGAAAACGAGATCGATTCTCTTGAAGTTCGAAAATTAAAAGGATTAATAAGAAGAAGAGAATCTTATGCGGCCACAAGATATATTGGTTTAAAAGATGAGAATACGCACTTTTTAGATCTTCCGTTTTACGAAACAGGACAGGTAAAAAAGAATCCGTTAGGAGCTGAAGATATTGCCATTGTAAAAGATATTATCGCCAAGATAAAACCGCATCAGGTATTTGCAGCCGGAGATTTGGCAGATCCGCACGGAACGCACGAAGTTTGTCTGAATGCGATTTTTGCCGCCATGAAACAATTAAAACCAGAAAAATACATGGATGATTGCTGGTTATGGCTTTATAGAGGAGCCTGGCACGAATGGGACATTCATGAAATTGATATGGCTGTTCCGCTTTCTCCATCAGAAGTATTATTAAAACGTCATGCGATTTTATACCACCAATCTCAAAAAGACAGGGTTATGTTTCAGGGAAATGACTCTAGAGAATTCTGGGTTAGAGCCGAAGACCGTAACAAAAACACTGCGATTTTATACGATGATTTAGGATTGGCAGAATACGAAGCAATCGAAGCTTTTAAACGTTTTGATTACTAG
- a CDS encoding SusD/RagB family nutrient-binding outer membrane lipoprotein, with product MKTNNIKKSLICFGLLALVGCTDNFDQVNSNPDGFTYEETTQDFNHINGPFKTMFDNVMVNVPGWKYQVANDLSANNWGGYTAAPGFDGANNLSYAISDNWNIWCWEAAYAQVMANFYKVERESKGKYDEFYALALIIKVQTLHKMADAWGPIVYSKFGTTDATIAYDSQEEVYGFMFKDLDFAVEELTKRIDAGEKSSFTNIDRSTYKGSYARWVIYANSLRLRLAMRIVKVSPALAKAEAEKAMSQKFGVMKFASDSFIVTKNVSQHPLNVASGEYNDSRMSADMESIMGGYDDPRMKVYFKESMQFPGQYKGIRTGGIMGDKTLHQEFSNFGKIINEDKQVVWLNAAEIYFLRAEGALRGWNMGGDAATLYKAGINASFDQLSTGGAADYIANNVKMAKDYIDPVASFNNGVAVNKVTVAWDETASNEVKLQKIITQKWIANFPDGYEAWSDHRRTGYPKLLPILNNQSAGLISTELGVRRMPFVSTEKDGNPGGVATGLAKLGGPDTGGTRTWWDVDAPNF from the coding sequence ATGAAAACAAATAATATAAAAAAATCATTAATCTGTTTTGGTCTTTTAGCCTTGGTTGGTTGTACAGATAATTTTGATCAGGTTAATAGTAATCCTGATGGTTTTACTTATGAGGAAACAACACAGGACTTTAACCATATTAATGGTCCTTTTAAAACCATGTTCGATAACGTAATGGTAAATGTTCCGGGTTGGAAATACCAGGTAGCGAATGACTTATCTGCAAATAACTGGGGCGGATACACCGCGGCTCCGGGTTTTGATGGAGCTAATAACCTTTCGTATGCAATTTCTGATAACTGGAATATTTGGTGCTGGGAAGCTGCTTATGCACAAGTTATGGCAAATTTCTATAAAGTAGAAAGAGAATCTAAAGGTAAATATGATGAGTTTTATGCTCTTGCCTTAATTATTAAAGTCCAGACTTTACATAAAATGGCAGATGCCTGGGGACCAATAGTGTACTCAAAGTTTGGTACTACCGATGCAACAATTGCATACGATTCTCAGGAAGAAGTTTACGGATTTATGTTTAAAGACTTAGACTTTGCCGTAGAAGAATTAACAAAAAGAATCGACGCCGGAGAGAAAAGTTCTTTTACAAATATAGATCGTTCAACATATAAAGGAAGTTATGCAAGATGGGTTATTTATGCTAATTCATTGCGTTTAAGATTAGCGATGCGTATTGTAAAAGTGAGTCCTGCACTAGCTAAAGCAGAAGCTGAAAAAGCGATGAGTCAAAAATTTGGCGTAATGAAATTTGCTTCAGATAGTTTTATCGTTACCAAAAATGTATCGCAACATCCTCTTAATGTAGCATCTGGGGAATATAATGACAGCCGCATGTCTGCAGATATGGAGTCTATCATGGGAGGTTACGACGATCCTAGAATGAAAGTTTATTTTAAAGAATCTATGCAATTTCCTGGACAATACAAAGGAATACGTACTGGAGGAATTATGGGAGATAAAACGTTACATCAGGAATTTTCAAATTTTGGTAAAATAATAAATGAAGACAAACAAGTAGTTTGGCTGAATGCTGCTGAAATTTATTTCTTAAGAGCTGAAGGAGCTTTAAGAGGTTGGAATATGGGCGGTGATGCTGCAACATTGTATAAAGCAGGTATCAATGCATCTTTCGATCAGCTTTCTACTGGTGGTGCTGCTGATTATATTGCAAATAATGTAAAAATGGCTAAAGATTATATAGATCCGGTTGCTTCGTTTAACAATGGTGTAGCTGTAAACAAAGTTACCGTTGCCTGGGATGAAACAGCAAGCAATGAAGTAAAATTGCAAAAAATCATTACTCAAAAATGGATCGCGAACTTTCCTGACGGTTACGAAGCTTGGTCTGATCACCGTAGAACAGGTTACCCTAAATTATTGCCAATTCTTAATAATCAAAGTGCTGGTTTAATTAGTACTGAATTAGGTGTAAGAAGAATGCCTTTTGTTTCTACTGAAAAAGATGGAAACCCTGGAGGGGTAGCAACAGGTCTTGCAAAACTTGGAGGACCTGATACTGGCGGAACTAGAACCTGGTGGGACGTTGATGCTCCAAATTTCTAA